In Streptomyces sp. NBC_01551, one DNA window encodes the following:
- a CDS encoding acylphosphatase: protein MNADVRMTAWVRGRVQGVGFRWFTRANALEIGGVVGFALNLDDGRVQVVAEGQRENCHRLLEWLTSADTPGRVDGVTEIWGTPRGGYDGFAIR, encoded by the coding sequence ATGAATGCAGATGTCCGCATGACCGCGTGGGTACGCGGCCGTGTACAGGGAGTGGGGTTCCGTTGGTTTACCAGGGCCAATGCTCTGGAGATCGGCGGGGTCGTCGGCTTCGCGCTCAATCTCGACGACGGCCGAGTGCAGGTTGTGGCGGAAGGTCAACGTGAGAATTGCCACCGGCTGCTGGAGTGGCTGACGTCCGCCGACACGCCCGGACGAGTGGACGGGGTGACAGAGATCTGGGGCACACCGCGCGGTGGCTATGACGGGTTCGCGATCAGGTGA
- a CDS encoding AAA family ATPase, which produces MHLKSLTLRGFKSFASATTLRFEPGITCVVGPNGSGKSNVVDALSWVMGEQGAKSLRGGKMEDVIFAGTTGRPPLGRAEVSLTIDNSDGALPIEYAEVTITRIMFRGGSSEYQINGDTCRLLDIQELLSDSGIGREMHVIVGQGQLDSVLHADPMGRRAFIEEAAGVLKHRKRKEKALRKLDAMQANLARVHDLTEELRRQLKPLGRQAAVARRAAVIQADLRDARLRLLADDLVTLRGALDAEIADEAALKERKESAEAELAAALRREAELEASVRQLAPRLARAQQTWYELSQLAERVRGTESLAQARVKSASAADPEDERRGRDPQDMEREAARIREQEAELTAALEAASRALEDTVEHRAELERALAEEERRLRDAARAIADRREGLARLTGRLGAARSRAGAAQAEIDRLVTARDEAESRAGAAQAEYEALAQEVGGLDDPSVEGEYEAARAALAAAEAELSAARDGLAETERSRAAVAARRDALALGLRRKDGTGAVLGARERLEGLLGPAAERVSVAAGYEVAVAAALGVAADAVAVATVGGAVGAIRHLRTADAGRAAFLIAPTSDPTVPGPSGEPLFPGQASVAARGAAPVGLPGEPGLPGQAPSPDGGGGASGEPVFPGQVCDGGRGAVPGGLPGGLLGGAELPGPAPSPDGGGAGGAFPHPAPSRNRGSAPDPAPQTPARLERVGRDDQAPPAIEARRFGGGAPGGAAAGPAPAVASGGGAAAQAADVASGGGAAAQAAEVASSGGAAGVAPAVASGGEGTGTGTGGAGLRGAFGEVGVGIADGVPAGELVSGEDGVVRALRWVLRDCVVVRGLEEAQALVAARAEVVAVTAEGDVLGAHLAHGGSAGAPSLIEVQAAVDEAAAELERLDARRETAAGERLAAQARRDEAGALVEELGRRRRAAEQARAGLAQQLGRLAGQAKGAAGEAERGVTAAAKAQDALEQALAEVEECAERLAMAEEMPVEEEPDTSARDRLAADGANARQTEMEARLQLRTHEERVKGLAGRADALDRGARAEREARARAERRRARLRYEAEVARAVADGARQLLAHVEVSLLRAEQERSAAEYAKGLRERELDGARGRGRDLKGELDKLTDSVHRGEVLGAEKRLRIEQVEGRALEEFGVAAAALVAEYGPDQPVPPSLPAEGEQLPEDPEHPRNQPGPFVRGQQEKRLKAAERAYQQLGKVNPLALEEFAALEERHQFLSEQLEDLRKTRADLLQVVKEVDQRVEQVFTEAYRDTAREFEGVFSRLFPGGEGRLILTDPDDMLATGVDVEARPPGKKVKRLSLLSGGERSLTAVALLVSIFKARPSPFYVMDEVEAALDDTNLQRLIRIMEELQESSQLIVITHQKRTMEVADALYGVSMQGDGVSKVISQRLR; this is translated from the coding sequence GTGCACCTCAAGTCCCTGACCCTGCGCGGATTCAAATCATTCGCTTCCGCAACGACCCTGCGATTCGAGCCGGGCATCACGTGTGTCGTCGGCCCGAACGGCTCGGGCAAGTCCAATGTGGTGGACGCGCTGTCCTGGGTCATGGGCGAACAGGGGGCCAAATCCCTGCGCGGCGGGAAGATGGAAGACGTCATCTTCGCCGGCACGACCGGGCGTCCGCCGCTCGGCCGGGCGGAGGTCTCCCTGACCATCGACAACTCCGACGGCGCGCTGCCCATCGAGTACGCCGAGGTCACCATCACGCGGATCATGTTCCGCGGGGGCAGCAGCGAGTACCAGATCAACGGTGACACCTGCCGCCTGCTCGACATCCAGGAGCTGCTCTCCGACTCCGGCATCGGCCGCGAGATGCACGTCATCGTCGGCCAGGGCCAGCTGGACTCCGTACTGCACGCCGATCCGATGGGCCGCCGCGCGTTCATCGAGGAGGCGGCCGGCGTACTGAAGCACCGCAAGCGGAAAGAGAAGGCGCTGCGGAAGCTCGACGCGATGCAGGCCAATCTCGCGCGCGTGCACGACCTGACGGAGGAACTCCGGCGCCAGCTCAAGCCGCTCGGGCGGCAGGCGGCCGTGGCCCGGCGGGCGGCCGTGATCCAGGCGGACCTGCGCGACGCGCGGCTGCGGCTGCTCGCCGACGACCTGGTGACGCTGCGGGGCGCGCTGGACGCGGAGATCGCGGACGAGGCGGCGCTGAAGGAGCGCAAGGAGTCGGCGGAGGCGGAGCTGGCGGCCGCGCTGCGGCGGGAGGCGGAGCTGGAGGCGTCCGTACGGCAACTCGCGCCGCGCCTCGCCCGGGCCCAGCAGACCTGGTACGAGCTGTCGCAGCTGGCCGAGCGGGTACGGGGGACCGAGTCGCTGGCGCAGGCCCGGGTGAAGTCGGCGTCGGCGGCGGATCCGGAGGACGAGCGGCGGGGCCGCGATCCGCAGGACATGGAACGGGAGGCGGCGCGGATCCGCGAGCAGGAGGCGGAGCTGACGGCCGCGCTGGAGGCGGCCTCGCGGGCGCTGGAGGACACCGTCGAGCACCGAGCGGAGCTGGAGCGCGCGCTGGCCGAGGAGGAGCGGCGGCTGCGGGACGCGGCGCGGGCCATCGCGGACCGGCGCGAGGGGCTGGCGCGGCTGACGGGGCGGCTGGGCGCGGCCCGCTCCCGCGCGGGGGCGGCGCAGGCGGAGATCGACCGGCTGGTGACGGCGCGGGACGAGGCGGAGTCCCGGGCGGGGGCCGCGCAGGCGGAGTACGAGGCGCTGGCGCAGGAGGTCGGGGGGCTCGACGACCCGTCGGTGGAGGGGGAGTACGAGGCGGCGCGGGCCGCGCTCGCGGCGGCGGAGGCGGAGCTGTCGGCGGCGCGGGACGGGCTGGCGGAGACGGAGCGCTCGCGCGCGGCGGTCGCCGCGCGGCGGGACGCGCTGGCGTTGGGGCTGCGGCGGAAGGACGGCACCGGGGCGGTGCTGGGTGCGCGGGAGCGGCTGGAGGGGCTGCTGGGGCCGGCGGCGGAGCGGGTGTCGGTGGCGGCGGGGTACGAGGTCGCGGTGGCGGCGGCGTTGGGGGTGGCCGCCGACGCGGTGGCCGTTGCCACGGTGGGTGGGGCGGTGGGGGCGATCCGGCACCTCCGCACCGCCGACGCCGGCCGGGCCGCGTTCCTCATCGCCCCCACCTCCGACCCCACCGTCCCGGGCCCGTCGGGCGAGCCGCTGTTCCCCGGCCAGGCCTCAGTCGCCGCCCGCGGCGCGGCCCCGGTGGGCCTTCCGGGCGAGCCCGGACTCCCGGGGCAGGCCCCGTCCCCGGACGGCGGCGGCGGGGCGTCGGGCGAGCCCGTGTTTCCCGGCCAGGTCTGCGACGGCGGCCGAGGCGCCGTCCCGGGCGGCCTTCCGGGCGGCCTCCTGGGCGGGGCCGAACTCCCGGGGCCGGCCCCGTCCCCGGACGGCGGCGGGGCAGGGGGCGCTTTCCCCCACCCCGCCCCTTCCCGAAACCGGGGCTCCGCCCCGGACCCCGCGCCTCAAACGCCGGCGAGGCTGGAAAGGGTGGGCCGGGACGATCAAGCCCCGCCGGCGATTGAGGCGCGGAGGTTCGGGGGCGGAGCCCCTGGCGGCGCAGCCGCAGGGCCGGCCCCCGCCGTGGCCTCCGGCGGGGGAGCCGCAGCGCAGGCCGCCGATGTGGCTTCCGGCGGGGGAGCCGCAGCGCAGGCTGCAGAGGTGGCTTCCAGTGGTGGCGCCGCAGGGGTGGCCCCCGCCGTGGCTTCCGGTGGCGAAGGGACGGGCACGGGCACGGGCGGCGCGGGCCTGCGCGGGGCTTTCGGAGAGGTGGGTGTCGGCATTGCCGACGGGGTGCCCGCCGGGGAGTTGGTGAGCGGGGAGGACGGTGTGGTGCGGGCCCTGCGGTGGGTCCTGCGGGATTGCGTCGTCGTGCGGGGGCTCGAAGAGGCGCAGGCGCTGGTCGCGGCGCGGGCCGAGGTGGTGGCCGTGACCGCCGAGGGGGATGTCCTCGGGGCGCACCTCGCGCACGGGGGGTCCGCCGGGGCGCCGAGTCTGATCGAGGTGCAGGCCGCCGTGGACGAGGCCGCGGCCGAGCTGGAACGGCTCGACGCGCGGCGGGAGACGGCGGCGGGCGAGCGGCTGGCCGCGCAGGCGCGGCGGGACGAGGCCGGCGCGCTCGTCGAGGAGCTCGGGCGTCGCCGCCGGGCCGCCGAGCAGGCCAGGGCCGGGCTCGCGCAGCAGCTCGGGCGGCTCGCCGGGCAGGCGAAGGGGGCCGCCGGGGAGGCCGAGCGCGGCGTCACCGCCGCCGCCAAGGCGCAGGACGCGCTGGAGCAGGCGCTCGCCGAGGTGGAGGAGTGCGCCGAGCGGCTCGCGATGGCCGAGGAGATGCCCGTGGAGGAGGAGCCGGACACCTCCGCGCGGGACCGGCTCGCCGCCGACGGGGCCAACGCCCGCCAGACCGAGATGGAGGCGCGGCTGCAGCTGCGTACGCACGAGGAGCGGGTCAAGGGCCTGGCCGGCCGGGCCGACGCCCTCGACCGGGGGGCACGGGCCGAGCGCGAGGCCCGGGCGCGCGCCGAGCGGCGCCGGGCCAGGCTGCGATACGAGGCCGAGGTGGCCCGGGCCGTCGCCGACGGCGCCCGGCAGCTCCTCGCGCACGTCGAGGTGTCGCTGCTCCGCGCCGAGCAGGAGCGTTCGGCCGCCGAGTACGCCAAGGGCCTGCGCGAGCGCGAGCTCGACGGCGCCCGCGGACGCGGCCGCGACCTCAAGGGCGAGCTCGACAAGCTCACCGATTCGGTCCACCGCGGCGAGGTGCTCGGGGCCGAGAAGCGGCTGCGGATCGAGCAGGTCGAGGGCCGCGCGCTGGAGGAGTTCGGCGTGGCGGCCGCCGCTCTCGTCGCCGAGTACGGCCCCGACCAGCCGGTCCCGCCGAGCCTGCCCGCCGAGGGCGAGCAGCTCCCGGAGGACCCGGAGCACCCCCGCAACCAGCCCGGCCCCTTCGTGCGCGGGCAGCAGGAGAAGCGGCTCAAGGCGGCCGAGCGCGCGTACCAGCAGCTCGGCAAGGTCAACCCGCTCGCGCTGGAGGAGTTCGCGGCGCTGGAGGAGCGGCACCAGTTCCTGAGCGAGCAGTTGGAGGACCTGCGCAAGACGCGGGCCGATCTGCTTCAGGTCGTGAAGGAGGTCGACCAGCGCGTCGAGCAGGTCTTCACCGAGGCCTACCGGGACACGGCCCGCGAGTTCGAGGGCGTGTTCTCCCGGCTGTTCCCCGGCGGCGAGGGCCGGCTGATCCTCACCGACCCGGACGACATGCTGGCCACCGGCGTGGACGTGGAGGCCCGCCCGCCCGGCAAGAAGGTCAAGCGGCTGTCGCTGCTCTCGGGCGGCGAGCGCTCGCTGACCGCCGTCGCGCTGCTGGTGTCCATCTTCAAGGCCCGGCCCAGCCCGTTCTACGTGATGGACGAGGTCGAGGCGGCGCTCGACGACACCAACCTCCAGCGGCTGATCCGGATCATGGAGGAGCTCCAGGAGAGCTCGCAGCTGATCGTCATCACGCACCAGAAGCGGACGATGGAGGTCGCCGACGCGCTCTACGGGGTCTCGATGCAGGGAGACGGTGTCTCCAAGGTCATCAGCCAGCGGCTGCGTTGA
- a CDS encoding sugar porter family MFS transporter yields MTSTANAPASGGGNAAQPDHLGHVIFITAAAAMGGFLFGYDSSVINGAVEAIRDRFDVGSAALAQVIAAALIGCAFGAATAGRIADRIGRIRCMQIAAVLFTASAIGSALPFALWDLAMWRIVGGFGIGMASVIGPAYIAEVSPPAYRGRLASFQQAAIVIGIAVSQLVNWGILNLADGDQRGEIGGLEAWQWMLGVMVVPAVLYGLLSFAIPESPRFLVSVGRTEKAKEVLREVEGSGIDADARVREIDHSMRSEHKSTFKDLLGGRFGFLPIVWIGIGLSVFQQLVGINVIFYYSSSLWQSVGIDPSDSFLYSFETSVVNIIGTVIAMVFVDRIGRKPLALIGSVGMALSLGTAAWAFSYKTGSGDNISLPDTQGVVALVAANLFVLFFALSWGVVVWVLLGEMFPGRIRAAALGVAAAAQWIANWVITVTFPSLSDWNLSGAYMIYTFFALLSVPFILKWVPETKGKALEEMG; encoded by the coding sequence TTGACCAGCACAGCGAACGCACCCGCGTCAGGCGGTGGAAACGCGGCCCAGCCCGACCACCTCGGCCACGTCATCTTCATCACCGCGGCCGCTGCCATGGGCGGCTTCCTCTTCGGTTACGACAGCTCCGTCATCAACGGCGCCGTGGAGGCCATCCGCGACCGCTTCGACGTCGGCTCGGCGGCGCTCGCCCAGGTGATCGCCGCCGCGCTGATCGGCTGCGCCTTCGGCGCGGCCACCGCCGGCCGCATCGCCGACCGGATCGGCCGAATCCGCTGCATGCAGATCGCGGCCGTCCTGTTCACCGCGAGCGCCATCGGCTCGGCCCTCCCCTTCGCCCTCTGGGACCTCGCCATGTGGCGGATCGTCGGCGGCTTCGGCATCGGCATGGCCTCCGTCATCGGCCCCGCCTACATCGCCGAGGTCTCCCCGCCCGCCTACCGAGGCCGCCTCGCCTCCTTCCAGCAGGCCGCCATCGTCATCGGCATCGCCGTCTCGCAGCTGGTCAACTGGGGCATCCTCAACCTCGCCGACGGCGACCAGCGCGGCGAGATCGGCGGCCTGGAAGCCTGGCAGTGGATGCTCGGCGTGATGGTCGTCCCGGCCGTGCTCTACGGCCTGCTGTCCTTCGCCATCCCGGAGTCCCCGCGCTTCCTCGTCTCGGTCGGCCGCACGGAGAAGGCCAAGGAGGTCCTTCGCGAGGTCGAGGGCTCGGGCATCGACGCCGACGCCCGCGTCCGCGAGATCGACCACTCGATGCGCTCCGAGCACAAGTCCACCTTCAAGGACCTGCTCGGCGGCCGCTTCGGCTTCCTGCCGATCGTCTGGATCGGCATCGGCCTCTCGGTGTTCCAGCAGCTGGTCGGCATCAACGTGATCTTCTACTACAGCTCCTCGCTGTGGCAGTCCGTCGGCATCGACCCGAGCGACTCGTTCCTGTACTCCTTCGAGACCTCCGTCGTGAACATCATCGGTACCGTGATCGCGATGGTCTTCGTGGACCGGATCGGCCGCAAGCCGCTCGCCCTGATCGGCTCCGTCGGCATGGCGCTGTCCCTGGGCACGGCCGCCTGGGCCTTCTCGTACAAGACCGGATCCGGCGACAACATCTCCCTGCCGGACACCCAGGGCGTCGTCGCCCTGGTCGCGGCCAACCTGTTCGTCCTCTTCTTCGCGCTCTCGTGGGGCGTGGTGGTCTGGGTGCTGCTCGGCGAGATGTTCCCCGGCCGCATCCGCGCCGCCGCCCTCGGCGTCGCCGCCGCCGCCCAGTGGATCGCCAACTGGGTCATCACGGTCACGTTCCCGTCGCTGTCCGACTGGAACCTGTCGGGTGCCTACATGATCTACACGTTCTTCGCCCTGCTCTCGGTCCCCTTCATCCTCAAATGGGTGCCGGAGACCAAGGGCAAGGCGTTGGAGGAGATGGGGTAA
- a CDS encoding LLM class flavin-dependent oxidoreductase, which yields MPITVARFNLVDPHGTPETLSARYKAALEMARYADDRGIDTIQTEEHHGTANNWLPSPFAFAGAVFGATRRIAVTVSAIIGPLYDPLKVAEDIAVLDLLSGGRLVTVAGIGYRPEEYEQHGVEWGRRGRLQDELLETLLKAWTGEPFEFRGRTVRVTPVPFTRPHPLLLVGGSSRAAARRAARLGLPFFPSAHLPELEAYYQERLAEYGTEGFCMMPAAETPLLHIAEDPDRVWAEYGDRFLHEAGMYASWQSKDIRSAVRSTARSVAELRAEGVYRVLTPQEALTYARGAGEAGNLVLHPLCGGMPVDEGWRSLQLLCEQVLPRLEE from the coding sequence ATGCCCATCACCGTGGCCCGGTTCAACCTTGTCGACCCGCACGGCACCCCCGAGACCCTCTCCGCCCGCTACAAGGCCGCGCTGGAGATGGCGCGGTACGCCGATGACCGGGGCATCGACACCATCCAGACCGAGGAGCACCACGGCACCGCCAACAACTGGCTGCCCTCGCCGTTCGCCTTCGCGGGCGCGGTCTTCGGAGCGACCCGGCGGATCGCGGTCACCGTCTCGGCGATCATCGGCCCGCTGTACGACCCGCTGAAGGTGGCCGAGGACATCGCCGTCCTCGACCTGCTCAGCGGCGGCCGGCTCGTCACGGTCGCGGGCATCGGCTACCGGCCCGAGGAGTACGAGCAGCACGGCGTGGAGTGGGGCCGGCGCGGCCGGCTCCAGGACGAGCTGCTGGAGACCCTGCTGAAGGCGTGGACCGGCGAGCCCTTCGAGTTCCGGGGCCGTACGGTACGGGTCACCCCGGTCCCGTTCACCCGTCCGCACCCGCTGCTGCTGGTCGGCGGCAGCTCCCGGGCCGCGGCCCGCCGCGCGGCCCGGCTCGGGCTGCCCTTCTTCCCCAGCGCGCACCTGCCCGAGCTGGAGGCGTACTACCAGGAGCGGCTCGCGGAGTACGGGACGGAGGGCTTCTGCATGATGCCCGCCGCCGAGACCCCGCTGCTGCACATCGCGGAGGACCCCGACCGGGTGTGGGCCGAGTACGGCGACCGGTTCCTGCACGAGGCCGGGATGTACGCCTCCTGGCAGTCCAAGGACATCCGCAGCGCCGTACGGTCCACGGCGCGCTCGGTCGCGGAGCTGCGCGCGGAGGGCGTGTACCGGGTCCTGACCCCGCAGGAGGCCCTCACGTACGCCAGGGGCGCCGGCGAGGCCGGGAATCTGGTCCTGCACCCGCTGTGCGGCGGGATGCCGGTCGACGAGGGCTGGCGCAGCCTCCAGCTCCTGTGCGAACAGGTGCTGCCCCGGCTCGAGGAATGA
- a CDS encoding cytosine permease, whose protein sequence is MPAEPADAAVETAIETRGLEPVPDSERGGRVRELVPTWVAANISVLLLTMGAGLVIFNKLNIWQVLVVAIAAPVVSYGIVGLISIAGKRGGAPGMALSRAVFGQRGNLFPGALIWVARWGWETINAVSGAYAVLTVLDLLFGVRKNTPLIVVTLLFFVGCTFVVSGLGINALRVCSKWSTYLFGGFSVLVLGYLVATTDWSDVFGKPAGSTAMMIAGIGTIAAGGISWVPSGPDFTRYLPRTASSKGLVGATIGGASVVVLPMVLMGAVMAVGTPDLATAQDPVSFIGELLPTWLAVPYLLIALVGMLLINSMSMYSAGFTAQTLGIKVPRAWAVSVNAVISLVFGFLLMVVATSFFGSFISFLTLLAVAFSAWIGVFGVDMLRRKTYDGPALLDTTPASAYWYRGGFAWQAMTAWGLALLVGLLFTKVDWFGGPLASTWIGKNGLGWAAGILTSAALYAALPRTAPTPGPRDEAGEPALVGTLGN, encoded by the coding sequence ATGCCTGCCGAGCCCGCCGACGCGGCGGTGGAGACCGCGATAGAGACCCGGGGCCTGGAGCCCGTACCGGACAGCGAGCGCGGCGGCCGGGTCCGCGAGCTCGTGCCGACCTGGGTCGCCGCCAACATCAGCGTGCTGCTGCTCACCATGGGCGCGGGCCTGGTGATCTTCAACAAGCTCAACATCTGGCAGGTGCTCGTCGTCGCGATCGCCGCGCCCGTCGTCTCGTACGGGATCGTCGGCCTGATCTCCATCGCCGGAAAGCGCGGCGGCGCGCCGGGCATGGCGCTCTCCCGGGCGGTCTTCGGGCAGCGCGGCAACCTCTTCCCGGGCGCGCTGATCTGGGTGGCCCGCTGGGGCTGGGAGACCATCAACGCGGTCAGCGGCGCCTACGCCGTGCTGACCGTCCTGGACCTGCTCTTCGGCGTCAGGAAGAACACCCCGCTGATCGTGGTCACGCTGCTGTTCTTCGTGGGCTGCACCTTCGTCGTGTCGGGGCTCGGCATCAACGCGCTGCGCGTCTGCTCGAAGTGGTCGACGTACCTCTTCGGCGGCTTCAGCGTGCTGGTGCTCGGCTACCTGGTGGCCACCACCGACTGGTCCGACGTCTTCGGCAAGCCGGCCGGCTCCACGGCGATGATGATCGCGGGAATCGGCACCATCGCGGCGGGCGGCATCAGCTGGGTGCCGTCGGGCCCGGACTTCACCCGCTACCTGCCGCGCACCGCGTCCTCCAAGGGCCTGGTCGGCGCGACGATCGGCGGTGCGAGCGTGGTCGTCCTGCCGATGGTCCTGATGGGCGCGGTGATGGCCGTCGGCACCCCCGACCTGGCCACGGCGCAGGACCCGGTCTCCTTCATCGGCGAGCTGCTGCCGACCTGGCTCGCGGTCCCGTACCTGCTGATCGCCCTGGTCGGCATGCTGCTGATCAACTCGATGTCCATGTACTCGGCCGGGTTCACGGCGCAGACCCTCGGCATCAAGGTCCCGCGCGCCTGGGCGGTCAGCGTCAACGCCGTCATCAGCCTGGTCTTCGGCTTCCTGCTGATGGTGGTCGCGACCAGCTTCTTCGGTTCGTTCATCTCCTTCCTGACCCTGCTGGCGGTGGCCTTCTCCGCCTGGATCGGCGTCTTCGGCGTGGACATGCTGCGCCGCAAGACCTACGACGGCCCCGCGCTGCTGGACACCACCCCGGCCAGCGCCTACTGGTACCGGGGCGGCTTCGCCTGGCAGGCGATGACCGCCTGGGGCCTGGCCCTGCTGGTGGGTCTGCTGTTCACCAAGGTGGACTGGTTCGGCGGCCCGCTCGCCTCGACCTGGATCGGTAAGAACGGCCTGGGCTGGGCGGCTGGCATCCTCACCTCCGCCGCCCTGTACGCCGCGCTCCCCCGCACCGCCCCCACCCCCGGGCCGCGGGACGAGGCCGGGGAACCGGCGCTCGTGGGAACCCTGGGCAACTGA